The following are encoded in a window of Mannheimia varigena genomic DNA:
- a CDS encoding N-acetylmuramoyl-L-alanine amidase: protein MKKVIQYIVFGALSIFSFSSFAKTVVVIDAGHGGKDPGAIGKNLGLLEKNVTLSISKELKALLDADPNFKAVMTRSGDYFIQLPQRTEIARKHRADLLVSIHADSSPRGDSLKGASVWVLSNSRASDEMGKWLEDHEKQSELLGGAGAVLSANKERYLNQTVLDLQFSHSQRAGYELGKSILSKMAGIAALAKSSPQHASLSVLRSPDIPSVLVETGFLSNSTEEAKLASANYRKQLARVIYQGLVAYRAKSGLSTSTNLSKTLDKNEKKEVSKKEEKSAKTDSKKVKEENQKATKKEQSSSVDKKKERAAKEKSAKEKVKESKNKDEKSSSKKEIKTSNNGYHIVQQDETVYSIARAYGTTPQKISELNNLKNYQITVGKKLKVK from the coding sequence ATGAAGAAGGTTATCCAATATATTGTTTTTGGTGCATTAAGCATATTCAGTTTTTCCAGTTTTGCAAAAACGGTAGTGGTGATTGATGCAGGGCATGGAGGAAAAGATCCGGGGGCAATTGGTAAAAACTTAGGACTTCTTGAAAAAAATGTAACACTTTCTATTTCTAAAGAGCTAAAAGCATTATTAGACGCAGATCCAAATTTTAAAGCAGTAATGACACGCTCAGGCGATTACTTTATTCAACTGCCGCAGCGTACCGAAATTGCGCGTAAACATCGTGCAGATCTATTGGTTTCTATTCACGCAGATTCTTCACCGAGAGGTGATTCTTTAAAAGGTGCTTCTGTTTGGGTGCTTTCTAATAGCCGTGCTAGTGATGAAATGGGAAAATGGTTAGAAGATCACGAAAAGCAATCTGAATTGCTTGGTGGTGCGGGTGCCGTGCTATCTGCAAATAAAGAGCGTTATTTAAATCAAACAGTGTTAGATTTACAGTTTTCACATTCTCAGCGTGCAGGTTATGAATTAGGCAAAAGCATATTAAGCAAAATGGCTGGTATTGCAGCATTGGCTAAATCTTCTCCGCAACACGCAAGTTTGAGTGTATTGCGTTCACCTGATATTCCCTCAGTATTAGTTGAAACGGGGTTTTTATCTAATTCAACAGAAGAGGCAAAATTAGCGAGTGCAAATTATCGTAAACAGCTAGCTCGAGTAATTTATCAAGGATTAGTAGCTTATCGTGCGAAAAGTGGGCTTTCAACTTCAACAAATTTAAGTAAGACATTGGATAAAAATGAGAAGAAAGAAGTGAGTAAAAAAGAGGAAAAATCCGCTAAAACCGATTCTAAAAAAGTGAAGGAAGAAAACCAAAAAGCCACGAAGAAAGAACAAAGCAGCAGTGTGGATAAGAAGAAAGAGCGAGCAGCTAAAGAAAAGTCTGCTAAAGAAAAAGTAAAAGAGTCGAAAAATAAGGACGAAAAATCTTCATCTAAAAAGGAGATTAAAACCTCAAATAATGGCTACCACATTGTTCAACAAGACGAAACCGTTTACTCCATTGCCAGAGCGTACGGCACAACCCCGCAAAAAATTAGTGAGCTGAATAATCTGAAAAATTATCAGATTACGGTGGGTAAAAAGTTGAAGGTGAAGTAA
- the tsaE gene encoding tRNA (adenosine(37)-N6)-threonylcarbamoyltransferase complex ATPase subunit type 1 TsaE gives MADLLSFYCEDETKLLEFGQSFALGLKNYLLQDSNHALVIYLNGELGAGKTTLTRSIVRGFGHQGNVKSPTYTLVEEYHLAPFNVYHFDLYRLADPEELEFMGIRDYFKPQTLCLLEWASKGKGMIPEADFAIQIDYMNEGRQITVVPQNQSATDILVNFNQK, from the coding sequence ATGGCTGATTTACTCTCTTTTTACTGCGAAGATGAAACTAAATTACTTGAATTTGGTCAATCATTCGCATTAGGGCTAAAAAACTATTTGTTGCAAGACAGCAATCACGCTCTGGTAATTTACCTAAACGGCGAGTTAGGGGCGGGCAAAACGACCTTAACTCGTAGTATTGTAAGAGGATTTGGGCATCAAGGTAATGTGAAAAGTCCGACTTATACGTTAGTTGAAGAGTATCATCTCGCTCCTTTTAATGTTTACCATTTTGACTTATATCGCTTAGCTGACCCGGAAGAACTGGAATTTATGGGTATTCGTGATTATTTCAAACCACAAACATTGTGTTTGCTTGAATGGGCAAGCAAAGGCAAGGGAATGATTCCGGAAGCTGATTTTGCCATTCAGATTGATTATATGAATGAAGGGCGACAAATAACGGTTGTTCCGCAGAATCAATCGGCAACAGATATTTTAGTAAATTTTAATCAAAAATAG
- the orn gene encoding oligoribonuclease codes for MSQDAQNLIWIDLEMTGLDPEKERIIEIATIVTDKDLNILAEGPVLAVYQSDELLGKMSDWCVKTHTANGLIERVKASKFTERAAELQTIDFLKRWVPKGSSPICGNSIAQDKRFLYKYMPDLADYFHYRHLDVSTLKELVRRWKPEILDNFSKGNTHLALDDIRESINELKFYREHFINLDEK; via the coding sequence ATGAGCCAAGATGCACAAAATCTAATTTGGATCGATCTTGAAATGACAGGTTTAGATCCGGAAAAAGAACGCATTATTGAAATAGCAACTATTGTGACTGATAAAGATCTGAATATTTTAGCGGAAGGTCCGGTTTTAGCAGTTTATCAATCTGATGAATTATTAGGAAAAATGAGTGATTGGTGTGTGAAAACCCATACGGCAAACGGCTTAATTGAGCGAGTGAAAGCGAGTAAATTCACTGAGCGTGCGGCAGAATTACAAACTATTGATTTCTTAAAGCGTTGGGTACCAAAAGGAAGTTCGCCAATTTGTGGCAACAGTATTGCACAGGATAAACGTTTCCTTTATAAATATATGCCTGATTTAGCGGATTATTTCCACTACCGCCATTTAGACGTGAGTACGCTCAAAGAGTTGGTAAGACGCTGGAAGCCAGAAATTCTCGACAACTTCAGCAAAGGTAATACGCACTTGGCGTTAGACGATATTCGTGAATCCATCAACGAATTAAAATTTTATCGGGAACATTTTATTAATTTAGACGAAAAATAA
- the coaD gene encoding pantetheine-phosphate adenylyltransferase encodes MSYNVIYAGTFDPITNGHLDIIRKASMLFGKVIVAVAKNPSKQPLFELEERVELVKKSCAELDNIEVIGFSGLLADFAKEQNAKVLIRGIRSADDIDYEIQLAQINHKLSGSLETIFFPPSVEWRYLSSTMVREIYRHNGDVSQFVPQAVKNALKFAK; translated from the coding sequence ATGAGCTATAACGTTATTTATGCAGGGACTTTTGATCCCATTACCAACGGGCATTTAGATATTATTCGTAAGGCTTCAATGCTCTTTGGAAAAGTGATTGTTGCGGTGGCTAAAAATCCAAGTAAGCAACCGCTTTTCGAGCTAGAAGAGCGTGTTGAATTAGTGAAAAAAAGTTGTGCAGAGCTTGATAATATTGAAGTGATTGGTTTTAGTGGTTTACTGGCGGATTTTGCTAAAGAGCAGAATGCGAAGGTGCTTATTCGTGGCATTCGTAGTGCAGACGATATTGACTATGAAATCCAACTTGCTCAGATCAACCACAAACTTTCGGGAAGCCTAGAAACGATTTTTTTCCCACCATCAGTGGAGTGGCGTTATCTCTCTTCCACAATGGTGAGAGAGATTTACCGCCACAATGGTGATGTGAGCCAGTTTGTGCCACAAGCGGTCAAAAATGCCCTAAAATTTGCAAAATAA
- the waaA gene encoding lipid IV(A) 3-deoxy-D-manno-octulosonic acid transferase, whose amino-acid sequence MLRLLYICLSYLLQPVILLLMWYKGRKQPAYRKRLWERYGVYDEAEKPKAKGVVIHAASVGEVIAATPLIKAIGKQYPDLPLIVTTVTPTGSDRVMSAFGDSVSHFYLPYDLPDAVERFLNFIDPKMMIVIETELWPNLIRKVHLRNIPFVIANARLSPRSAKRYGWIRGSIKDMLNQISLILAQDEVSKDRYLALGYNPAKMVNTGNLKFDLEITPELHQSVLKTKSALNLRTRPVWIAGSTHEGEEKLILEAHQMLLNKYPDLVLILVPRHPERFKLVELLVKKSGLDYVKRSGHKALNQDTKVLLGDTMGEMMLLYGLSDIAFVGGSLVKHGGHNPLEPIAFNIPVISGLFTYNFPEVFEKLREVKGVIEVESSAEALAECIQLLLTQPQIGRDIAASGFSVLQENQGALKRHLELLSPYLEK is encoded by the coding sequence ATGCTCCGTTTACTCTATATCTGCTTAAGTTATTTATTACAGCCCGTGATTTTGCTTTTGATGTGGTACAAAGGGCGTAAACAGCCGGCTTACCGTAAGCGATTGTGGGAGCGTTATGGTGTTTATGACGAGGCGGAAAAGCCGAAAGCCAAGGGAGTAGTGATTCACGCTGCTTCTGTAGGTGAAGTGATTGCGGCAACACCGCTAATCAAAGCGATTGGCAAACAATATCCGGATTTACCACTTATTGTTACAACAGTTACACCAACAGGCTCGGATCGTGTGATGTCCGCTTTTGGCGATTCAGTTTCGCATTTTTATCTGCCTTACGATTTGCCTGATGCGGTGGAGCGATTTTTAAATTTTATCGATCCAAAGATGATGATCGTGATTGAAACCGAGTTATGGCCGAATTTGATCCGCAAAGTACATTTACGTAATATTCCGTTTGTGATTGCCAATGCAAGGCTTTCTCCTCGTTCAGCTAAACGTTATGGTTGGATTAGAGGCAGTATAAAAGATATGCTTAATCAAATTTCGCTTATCTTGGCACAAGATGAAGTGAGTAAAGATCGTTATTTAGCACTAGGCTATAATCCTGCCAAAATGGTAAATACGGGCAACCTTAAATTTGATTTGGAAATTACGCCAGAGCTACACCAAAGCGTACTAAAAACAAAGTCAGCTCTGAATTTACGGACAAGACCAGTTTGGATTGCAGGTAGTACGCACGAAGGTGAAGAAAAATTGATTTTAGAAGCGCATCAAATGTTATTGAATAAGTATCCGGATTTGGTATTGATTTTAGTGCCGAGGCACCCCGAACGTTTTAAGTTAGTCGAGCTTTTGGTTAAAAAATCAGGTTTGGATTATGTAAAACGCTCAGGACATAAGGCATTAAATCAAGACACCAAGGTCCTGTTAGGCGATACAATGGGCGAAATGATGTTACTATACGGGCTTTCTGATATTGCTTTTGTTGGTGGTAGTTTAGTTAAACATGGCGGACATAATCCGCTTGAACCAATCGCTTTTAATATACCTGTTATTTCAGGACTATTTACCTACAATTTTCCGGAAGTATTTGAAAAATTGAGGGAAGTGAAAGGCGTGATTGAGGTTGAAAGTTCTGCGGAAGCCTTAGCTGAATGTATCCAGTTATTATTAACTCAACCACAAATCGGGCGAGACATAGCCGCGTCAGGTTTTAGTGTATTACAAGAAAACCAAGGAGCGTTAAAACGGCATTTGGAACTGTTAAGCCCCTATTTAGAGAAATAG